From the Anaerolineales bacterium genome, the window AGGATCCCCGCGATCCCATCCGCCAGCAGGTGATCCCAACCGCCAGCGAGATGGTGCCGTTCACCGGCATGATGGAGGATTCGCTGGCGGAGGATGCGCACTCACCCGTCCCGGGCCTGGTGCATCGCTATCCCGACCGGGTGCTGATGCTGGTGACGACCCAGTGTGCTTCCTATTGCCGCTACTGCACCCGGTCGCGCATCGTGGGGGATCCCAAGGAACAGTTCTCGCGGGCCGAGTTTGAACTGCAGCTGGACTACCTGCGCAAGACCCCCCAGGTGCGGGACGTGCTGCTATCGGGCGGCGATCCTCTGACCCTGGCTCCCAAGCTGCTGGAGGAATTGCTGCGGCGCCTGCGGGAGATCGAGCACCTCGAGATCATTCGGATCGGTTCGCGCGTCCCGGTGTTCCTTCCGATGCGCGTCGACGAAGAATTCTGCCAGATGCTGGCCAAATACCACCCGCTGTGGATGAACATCCACGTCAACCATCCCCACGAGATCACCTCTGAACTGGCCGAGGCCTGCGACCGGTTGAGCCGCGCCGGCGTCCCGCTCGGCAACCAGTCGGTTCTCCTGGCGGGCGTCAACGACTGCGTCCACCTGCAGCGACAGTTGGTCCACGAACTGGTGCGGATCCGCGTCCGACCGTACTACCTGTACCAGTGCGACCTGGTCGACGGCTCGGGTCAGTTCCGCACCCCTGTCGCCAAAGGCATTGAGATCATGGAGGGCCTTCGGGGACACACTTCCGGCTACGCTATTCCGGCCTATGTGATCGATGCCCCGGGAGGCGGGGGCAAGATCCCGGTGATGCCCAGCTACCAGCTCAGCGCCTCCGACCACAAGGTGGTGCTGCGCAACTTCGAAGGGTTTGTGACGAGCTATGAGGAGCCTCTGGCTTACGCGCCGCATGATTCGGACACCTGCGAGTACTGCCGGGACAAGCGGCCGGAGCCGGGCCAGGCGGGCATGACCGGGCTGCTGGACGGCGAGAGCATGTTCATCACGCCGGAGGGCTTTAGAGATGTGCATGCCCGCGGCGGCGCGACCCACCGCCTCAGGGCAGATGCCGCCAAGTGGCAGCCGCTCGGGATCGGTCCCGGCCTCGACGACGACCCGCCTGCCGACGGGGAGGGGGAGGCGCCGGCCGCCGCGGCCGCCAAATCGCCTGCTCCCGTCCAAGGGCAGTAGCCCGAGTCAGCTCCGTCATCCTTGATGGGCCTCCAGACACGGAGGCCCTTTGCGTTCGG encodes:
- a CDS encoding KamA family radical SAM protein; the protein is DPRDPIRQQVIPTASEMVPFTGMMEDSLAEDAHSPVPGLVHRYPDRVLMLVTTQCASYCRYCTRSRIVGDPKEQFSRAEFELQLDYLRKTPQVRDVLLSGGDPLTLAPKLLEELLRRLREIEHLEIIRIGSRVPVFLPMRVDEEFCQMLAKYHPLWMNIHVNHPHEITSELAEACDRLSRAGVPLGNQSVLLAGVNDCVHLQRQLVHELVRIRVRPYYLYQCDLVDGSGQFRTPVAKGIEIMEGLRGHTSGYAIPAYVIDAPGGGGKIPVMPSYQLSASDHKVVLRNFEGFVTSYEEPLAYAPHDSDTCEYCRDKRPEPGQAGMTGLLDGESMFITPEGFRDVHARGGATHRLRADAAKWQPLGIGPGLDDDPPADGEGEAPAAAAAKSPAPVQGQ